One window of the Cryptomeria japonica chromosome 7, Sugi_1.0, whole genome shotgun sequence genome contains the following:
- the LOC131036446 gene encoding F-box/kelch-repeat protein At1g15670-like, which yields MDFLEELPEQIFRDILLRVPYKSQQQIKQLLERAKEMMECVQFYQDRIKFGLAEKYICFLEHAAISIYDPVDQSCIMRTHIPTGFRTLPDSQILCVKNKLILVGLTSERKYTMETLIYDVLSGTWKQAAQIPIGKRRFACCATPEGSIYIAGGYAKYDNAGEPREAAVYKVDEDKWELLPQMVEEVGFCRGFFFEGMFYVIGSVCQRFDPSTGVWSIVNMGRQSLWSIYNLFERLLAFSMNRIMQYDWEGNVWRELDPLPRVLWGQVYATEWRDQIFLCGNDAPSIDHPTIFYMYKPGAPFFERWISLDKLKLVGRNVIYVATIEI from the coding sequence ATGGATTTTCTAGAGGAGCTCCCTGAACAAATATTTAGAGACATCTTATTAAGAGTGCCATACAAATCTCAACAACAGATTAAACAGTTATTGGAACGTGCTAAAGAAATGATGGAATGTGTCCAATTTTATCAAGATAGAATTAAGTTTGGGCTGGCAGAGAAATATATTTGTTTCCTCGAGCATGCTGCGATTTCTATATACGATCCAGTCGATCAATCCTGTATAATGCGCACTCACATTCCTACCGGTTTTCGTACCTTACCAGATTCGCAGATTCTGTGTGTTAAAAATAAGCTTATTTTGGTGGGCTTGACTTCTGAGAGAAAATATACTATGGAGACTTTGATATATGATGTATTATCTGGTACATGGAAGCAGGCTGCTCAAATTCCAATTGGCAAAAGGAGGTTTGCATGTTGTGCCACACCTGAGGGATCGATTTACATTGCAGGAGGATATGCCAAATATGATAATGCTGGTGAACCCCGTGAAGCAGCAGTTTATAAAGTAGATGAAGACAAGTGGGAGCTTCTTCCTCAGATGGTCGAAGAAGTTGGCTTCTGTAGGGGTTTTTTTTTTGAAGGAATGTTTTATGTCATTGGTAGTGTATGTCAAAGATTTGATCCTAGCACAGGAGTATGGTCAATAGTAAATATGGGTCGGCAAAGTTTATGGTCCATCTACAATCTATTTGAACGACTGCTTGCATTCAGCATGAATAGAATAATGCAATatgattgggaaggaaatgtgtGGAGAGAATTGGATCCCCTCCCTAGAGTGTTGTGGGGTCAAGTTTATGCCACAGAGTGGCGGGATCAAATTTTCTTGTGTGGAAATGACGCGCCTTCCATCGATCACCCAACCATTTTTTATATGTATAAACCTGGAGCGCCTTTTTTTGAGAGGTGGATTTCTCTTGACAAACTGAAGTTAGTGGGTAGGAATGTCATATATGTTGCCACGATAGAAATTTAA